Genomic DNA from Williamwhitmania sp.:
ACTGCTCACCACGTCAGTCACCTTCATTTGGTGGCAAAGTTCTTTTATTAGGGTGGTTTTACCAGCACCCATCAATCCTTGAAAGGCAAAAATTCTTTTTCCTTCAAATGTTTTAAGAATATACTGAGCCACAGCATGCAGTTCAGTCAAGTCTTTGGCAACAATTACATCCATAGTTACTTTTTGAGCGGATCGAGAACAATTAATGGAATCATCATCTCCTCAAGTGATACGCCTCCATGCTGGAAGGTATTGCGGTAGTATCGGGAGAAATGGTTATAGTTGTTTGGATATACAAAAAAATCGTGGTTGGTGGCAAAAATATAGGCGGAGGTTAGATTGCTTTTTGGTAGGTGCACCTCCTCGGGTTTAAGAATTTCAAAAACCTCTCGTGCCTCGTAGTTTAAGCTACGGCCTAATTTATACCGAAGGTTGGTGGAGGTATTTCTATCGCCCACAACTTTAATGGGGTTGGTGACCAAGGTGGTTCCGTGATCTGTTGAAAGAATCACCGTCATTTGCTGGTCAGCCAGCTCCTTGAGAAGTGCTAAAAGGTCGGAGTGAAGAAACCAGGAGAGAGTTAGGGAGCGGTAGGCCGATTCATCAGAGGCAAGCTCTTTAATTAGCTCCATCTCGGTACGTGCATGGGAAAGCATGTCTACAAAGTTGTAAATCAAAACCGTGAGGTTGTTCTCAGCGAGTTGATTTACATTGCCAAGTAGTTTTTTTGCTGAACCTGGGGCAACAAATTTCTCAAATCCAAGCTTATACTTCTTACCCAGCTTTTGGATCTGACGAATTAGTAAGGCCTCCTCGTACTGATTTTTTTTGTCTTCCTCTTCGTCGCTCACCCACATTTCAGGATAGAACTGCTGTATTTCTTGGGGCATTAATCCAGCAAATATGGCATTTCGGGCATACTGGGTGGCGGTAGGTAGAATACTGCAGTATACCTCCTCCTGTCGTAGTCGGAATAGATGGAGTATTTCAGGTGCAATAATCTTCCACTGGTCGAGGCGGAAGTTGTCAATAAGGATAAAGACGACCTTTTCACCCTTATCAACAAGGGGGAACACCTTGGTCTTAAGCAAGCTGGGTGATAATAGAGGTGCTTCGCTGTTGTTTTTTCCAAACCACTGCTTATAGTTTTGCTTCACCCACTTGGCAAACTCCTTATTAGCCTCATCCTTTTGAAAACCGTATATCTCCTTAATACCCGCATCGGACGATTCCTCCAGTTCCAACTCCCAGGCAATGAGTTTTTTGTATATATCTGTCCAGTTAGTAAATGATCGAGCTGTTGAAATCAGCATGTTTAACTCTCCAAGCGCTCTTCTAAAATCCTGAGTTGATTGGGCATCGATTAGCGCACCCTTGTGGACATGCTTTTTTATGGAGAGCAGCAGCTGGTTTGGCTTAACCGGTTTAATGAGGTAGTCGGTAATTTTTGAACCAATGGCACGGTCCATAATGTCCTCCTCCTCGCTCTTTGTAACCATCACTACAGGGGTTTCCGGTCTTATCTCCTTTAGTAATGAAAGCGTTTCTAGCCCGCTCAATCCGGGCATATTTTCATCCAAAAAAACGAGGTCGAATCGTTGCTGCTTCATAAGTTCCAGCGCATCGGTTCCGTTGGAGGTGAAGATTACTTCATAACCCTTGCTTTCAAGAAAAATGGCATGAGGCCGAAGCAGGTCCATTTCGTCATCAACCCAAAGAATAG
This window encodes:
- a CDS encoding bifunctional response regulator/alkaline phosphatase family protein, whose product is MGNVTILWVDDEMDLLRPHAIFLESKGYEVIFTSNGTDALELMKQQRFDLVFLDENMPGLSGLETLSLLKEIRPETPVVMVTKSEEEDIMDRAIGSKITDYLIKPVKPNQLLLSIKKHVHKGALIDAQSTQDFRRALGELNMLISTARSFTNWTDIYKKLIAWELELEESSDAGIKEIYGFQKDEANKEFAKWVKQNYKQWFGKNNSEAPLLSPSLLKTKVFPLVDKGEKVVFILIDNFRLDQWKIIAPEILHLFRLRQEEVYCSILPTATQYARNAIFAGLMPQEIQQFYPEMWVSDEEEDKKNQYEEALLIRQIQKLGKKYKLGFEKFVAPGSAKKLLGNVNQLAENNLTVLIYNFVDMLSHARTEMELIKELASDESAYRSLTLSWFLHSDLLALLKELADQQMTVILSTDHGTTLVTNPIKVVGDRNTSTNLRYKLGRSLNYEAREVFEILKPEEVHLPKSNLTSAYIFATNHDFFVYPNNYNHFSRYYRNTFQHGGVSLEEMMIPLIVLDPLKK